In Trichoplusia ni isolate ovarian cell line Hi5 chromosome 7, tn1, whole genome shotgun sequence, a single genomic region encodes these proteins:
- the LOC113495967 gene encoding thioredoxin domain-containing protein 2-like isoform X1 translates to MSDSEVNMGQIEIMVEYMERNGDLSIFQEGNVKDELENLQKWIDLTDTLNVESNGAPKTLNGWKQCWLSLKMNAISKLQRTIKKKGRHTKPTDIDKRIMSMIEKKPMKINRKRKLIECREQVGDIEEVVSDEEVVKDDASKKHAEDSQEAILGRDEVIVAREEVAEGLENVAEAREEVIVVREEVAEGLENVADSREEVAMGQEEVPELRNEVPEGQNEDLMDQREVVNERDNDIHDRDEIKKGWNELETERNNFDRVVPDCSCEERYKFLSELQLAMIPYSDLSRTTNMGANFEYSTNSTPLHRRSKRKRHDREHLVEIAAQFLEFEKKKAILHHGRELLYMQQEQARLGVFETLSKTLQTCSAAISKCIDGILHFIK, encoded by the exons ATGAGTGACTCCGAAGTTAACATGGGCCAGATTGAAATAATGGTAGAGTATATGGAACG TAACGGTGATCTAAGTATATTTCAAGAAGGCAATGTCAAGGATGAATTAGAGAATCTTCAGAAGTGGATCGATCTAACTGATACATTGAATGTCGAATCTAATGGAGCTCCTAAGACTCTAAACGGATGGAAGCAG TGTTGGCTGAGTTTGAAAATGAACGCGATAAGCAAACTTCAAAGAACTATTAAGAAGAAAGGTAGGCACACGAAACCAACAGATATTGATAAACGTATCATGTCTATGATAGAGAAAAAACCGATGAAAATTAATAGGAAGAGAAAGCTGATTGAATGTAGAGAACAAGTGGGTGATATCGAAGAAGTAGTTTCTGACGAAGAGGTGGTTAAGGACGATGCGTCTAAGAAACACGCGGAGGATAGTCAGGAGGCCATTTTGGGTCGGGACGAGGTCATTGTGGCCCGTGAGGAAGTCGCTGAGGGCCTGGAGAATGTCGCCGAGGCTCGGGAGGAGGTCATTGTGGTCCGTGAGGAAGTCGCCGAGGGCCTGGAGAATGTCGCCGACTCTCGGGAGGAGGTCGCCATGGGTCAGGAAGAAGTTCCGGAGCTCCGGAATGAGGTCCCAGAGGGCCAGAATGAGGATTTAATGGACCAGCGTGAAGTTGTCAACGAGCGGGATAATGACATTCATGACCGAGATGAGATCAAGAAGGGCTGGAATGAGCTCGAAACAGAACGGAACAACTTTGACAGAGTGGTACCGGACTGTTCATGTGAG GAACGTTATAAATTTCTCTCTGAGCTGCAACTCGCCATGATACCATACAGCGACTTGTCTCGAACAACAAACATGGGCGCTAATTTCGAATATTCCACAAACTCCACACCTTTACATCGCCGCTCAAAGCGCAAGAGGCACGATCGCGAACATTTGGTAGAGATCGCTGCACAGTTCcttgaatttgaaaagaaaaaagctATTTTACATCACGGACGAGAATTGCTTTACATGCAACAAGAACAAGCTCGTTTAGGTGTGTTCGAAACGCTTTCGAAAACCTTGCAGACCTGTAGTGCGGCTATATCAAAATGCATAGATGGAATACTCCACTTCATTAAATAA
- the LOC113495967 gene encoding thioredoxin domain-containing protein 2-like isoform X2 → MSKMRRNNGDLSIFQEGNVKDELENLQKWIDLTDTLNVESNGAPKTLNGWKQCWLSLKMNAISKLQRTIKKKGRHTKPTDIDKRIMSMIEKKPMKINRKRKLIECREQVGDIEEVVSDEEVVKDDASKKHAEDSQEAILGRDEVIVAREEVAEGLENVAEAREEVIVVREEVAEGLENVADSREEVAMGQEEVPELRNEVPEGQNEDLMDQREVVNERDNDIHDRDEIKKGWNELETERNNFDRVVPDCSCEERYKFLSELQLAMIPYSDLSRTTNMGANFEYSTNSTPLHRRSKRKRHDREHLVEIAAQFLEFEKKKAILHHGRELLYMQQEQARLGVFETLSKTLQTCSAAISKCIDGILHFIK, encoded by the exons ATGTCCAAGATGCGTCGAAA TAACGGTGATCTAAGTATATTTCAAGAAGGCAATGTCAAGGATGAATTAGAGAATCTTCAGAAGTGGATCGATCTAACTGATACATTGAATGTCGAATCTAATGGAGCTCCTAAGACTCTAAACGGATGGAAGCAG TGTTGGCTGAGTTTGAAAATGAACGCGATAAGCAAACTTCAAAGAACTATTAAGAAGAAAGGTAGGCACACGAAACCAACAGATATTGATAAACGTATCATGTCTATGATAGAGAAAAAACCGATGAAAATTAATAGGAAGAGAAAGCTGATTGAATGTAGAGAACAAGTGGGTGATATCGAAGAAGTAGTTTCTGACGAAGAGGTGGTTAAGGACGATGCGTCTAAGAAACACGCGGAGGATAGTCAGGAGGCCATTTTGGGTCGGGACGAGGTCATTGTGGCCCGTGAGGAAGTCGCTGAGGGCCTGGAGAATGTCGCCGAGGCTCGGGAGGAGGTCATTGTGGTCCGTGAGGAAGTCGCCGAGGGCCTGGAGAATGTCGCCGACTCTCGGGAGGAGGTCGCCATGGGTCAGGAAGAAGTTCCGGAGCTCCGGAATGAGGTCCCAGAGGGCCAGAATGAGGATTTAATGGACCAGCGTGAAGTTGTCAACGAGCGGGATAATGACATTCATGACCGAGATGAGATCAAGAAGGGCTGGAATGAGCTCGAAACAGAACGGAACAACTTTGACAGAGTGGTACCGGACTGTTCATGTGAG GAACGTTATAAATTTCTCTCTGAGCTGCAACTCGCCATGATACCATACAGCGACTTGTCTCGAACAACAAACATGGGCGCTAATTTCGAATATTCCACAAACTCCACACCTTTACATCGCCGCTCAAAGCGCAAGAGGCACGATCGCGAACATTTGGTAGAGATCGCTGCACAGTTCcttgaatttgaaaagaaaaaagctATTTTACATCACGGACGAGAATTGCTTTACATGCAACAAGAACAAGCTCGTTTAGGTGTGTTCGAAACGCTTTCGAAAACCTTGCAGACCTGTAGTGCGGCTATATCAAAATGCATAGATGGAATACTCCACTTCATTAAATAA
- the LOC113495965 gene encoding serine/threonine-protein kinase minibrain isoform X9 gives MSGFLQYSYNSDANMKHKIVGRKVQNLFVHTICGVYYAKKKRRAQQYLGEDGSHKKERKLYNDGYDDDNHDYIIKQGEKFLDRYEISSPIGKGSFGQVVKAYDHEEQCQVAIKIIKNKKPFLNQAQIEVKLLKMMNRADPENKYYIVKLKCHFMWRNHLCLVFELLSYNLYDLLRNTNFRGVSLNLTRKFAQQLCTALLFLSQPELNIIHCDLKPENILLCNPKRSAIKIVDFGSSCQLGQRIYQYIQSRFYRSPEVLLGVPYDLAIDMWSLGCILVEMHTGEPLFSGANEVDQMNKIVEVLGMPPDHLLDQAHKTRKFFDKLPASEGGGYVLKKVNGKDGSGYRKYRVAGTRRLHDILGVEGGGPAARRRGEPGHSVSDYLKFKDLILRMLEYDPKQRVTPYYALQHNFFKRTADESTNTQQAQSHHQHGAGARAWGVGVGVGVGVGVGGAAERMEVEARRSDELLAVCPLAHSPVAIH, from the exons aTGTCGGGATTCTTGCAGTATAGCTATAATTCAGACGCTAATATGAAACACAAAATAGTAGGAAGGAAAGTGCAGAATTTATTCGTCCATACAATTTGTGGT GTATATTACGCGAAGAAGAAGCGGAGAGCGCAACAGTACCTGGGCGAGGATGGCTCGCACAAAAAAGAGCGAAAGCTATATAATGATGGTTACGACGATGATAACCATGATTACATTATCAAACAGGGCGAGAAATTTCTCGACCGGTATGAGATCTCCTCGCCGATTGGGAAGGGATCTTTTGGACAG GTTGTGAAAGCGTATGACCACGAGGAGCAGTGTCAAGtagcgataaaaataattaagaataagaAACCCTTCCTAAACCAGGCACAAATAGAAGTCAAGTTACTAAAAATGATGAACAGAGCGGATCctgaaaataagtattatatag TGAAACTGAAATGTCACTTTATGTGGCGGAACCACCTGTGCCTAGTGTTCGAGCTGTTGTCCTACAACCTGTACGACCTGCTCCGCAACACCAACTTCAGGGGCGTCTCGCTCAACCTCACGCGCAAGTTCGCGCAACAGTTGTGTACCGCGTTACTGTTCCTTAGTCAACCCG AACTAAATATAATTCACTGTGATCTAAAACCCGAAAATATACTACTATGCAACCCGAAAAGGTCAGCCATTAAAATTGTGGACTTCGGGAGCTCATGTCAACTAGGTCAAAGG ATATACCAATACATTCAGTCAAGGTTTTACCGGTCGCCGGAGGTGTTGCTGGGCGTGCCGTACGACCTGGCGATAGACATGTGGTCGCTCGGGTGCATACTCGTCGAGATGCACACCGGCGAGCCCCTGTTCAGCGGCGCCAACGAGGTCGACCAGATGAACAAGATCGTCGAGGTCTTAGGGATGCCGCCTGATCATTTATTAGACCAG GCACACAAAACGAGAAAGTTCTTTGACAAATTACCGGCGTCAGAAGGCGGTGGTTATGTATTAAAGAAAGTTAATGGAAAGGATGGAAg CGGTTACAGGAAGTACCGCGTGGCGGGCACGCGGCGCCTGCACGACATCCTCGGCGTGGAGGGCGGCGGgccggccgcgcgccgccgcgggGAGCCCGGCCACTCCGTGTCAGACTATCTCAAGTTCAAG GACCTAATCCTCCGCATGTTGGAGTACGACCCCAAACAGCGCGTGACGCCCTACTACGCGCTACAACACAATTTCTTTAAACGAACAGCGGACGAGTCCACGAACACGCAACAAGCACAGTCGCATCACCAACACG gcgcgggcgcgcgcgcgtggggcgtgggcgtgggcgtgggcgtgggcgtgggcgtgggcgGCGCGGCCGAGCGCATGGAGGTGGAGGCGCGGCGCTCGGACGAGCTGCTGGCCGTGTGTCCGCTGGCGCACAGCCCCGTGGCCATCCACTAG
- the LOC113495965 gene encoding serine/threonine-protein kinase minibrain isoform X12: MLGVILNAANILCYTGLKRVYYAKKKRRAQQYLGEDGSHKKERKLYNDGYDDDNHDYIIKQGEKFLDRYEISSPIGKGSFGQVVKAYDHEEQCQVAIKIIKNKKPFLNQAQIEVKLLKMMNRADPENKYYIVKLKCHFMWRNHLCLVFELLSYNLYDLLRNTNFRGVSLNLTRKFAQQLCTALLFLSQPELNIIHCDLKPENILLCNPKRSAIKIVDFGSSCQLGQRIYQYIQSRFYRSPEVLLGVPYDLAIDMWSLGCILVEMHTGEPLFSGANEVDQMNKIVEVLGMPPDHLLDQAHKTRKFFDKLPASEGGGYVLKKVNGKDGSGYRKYRVAGTRRLHDILGVEGGGPAARRRGEPGHSVSDYLKFKDLILRMLEYDPKQRVTPYYALQHNFFKRTADESTNTQQAQSHHQHGAGARAWGVGVGVGVGVGVGGAAERMEVEARRSDELLAVCPLAHSPVAIH, from the exons atgttaggAGTAATTTTAAATGCGGCTAACATCTTATGTTATACCGGATTAAAACGa GTATATTACGCGAAGAAGAAGCGGAGAGCGCAACAGTACCTGGGCGAGGATGGCTCGCACAAAAAAGAGCGAAAGCTATATAATGATGGTTACGACGATGATAACCATGATTACATTATCAAACAGGGCGAGAAATTTCTCGACCGGTATGAGATCTCCTCGCCGATTGGGAAGGGATCTTTTGGACAG GTTGTGAAAGCGTATGACCACGAGGAGCAGTGTCAAGtagcgataaaaataattaagaataagaAACCCTTCCTAAACCAGGCACAAATAGAAGTCAAGTTACTAAAAATGATGAACAGAGCGGATCctgaaaataagtattatatag TGAAACTGAAATGTCACTTTATGTGGCGGAACCACCTGTGCCTAGTGTTCGAGCTGTTGTCCTACAACCTGTACGACCTGCTCCGCAACACCAACTTCAGGGGCGTCTCGCTCAACCTCACGCGCAAGTTCGCGCAACAGTTGTGTACCGCGTTACTGTTCCTTAGTCAACCCG AACTAAATATAATTCACTGTGATCTAAAACCCGAAAATATACTACTATGCAACCCGAAAAGGTCAGCCATTAAAATTGTGGACTTCGGGAGCTCATGTCAACTAGGTCAAAGG ATATACCAATACATTCAGTCAAGGTTTTACCGGTCGCCGGAGGTGTTGCTGGGCGTGCCGTACGACCTGGCGATAGACATGTGGTCGCTCGGGTGCATACTCGTCGAGATGCACACCGGCGAGCCCCTGTTCAGCGGCGCCAACGAGGTCGACCAGATGAACAAGATCGTCGAGGTCTTAGGGATGCCGCCTGATCATTTATTAGACCAG GCACACAAAACGAGAAAGTTCTTTGACAAATTACCGGCGTCAGAAGGCGGTGGTTATGTATTAAAGAAAGTTAATGGAAAGGATGGAAg CGGTTACAGGAAGTACCGCGTGGCGGGCACGCGGCGCCTGCACGACATCCTCGGCGTGGAGGGCGGCGGgccggccgcgcgccgccgcgggGAGCCCGGCCACTCCGTGTCAGACTATCTCAAGTTCAAG GACCTAATCCTCCGCATGTTGGAGTACGACCCCAAACAGCGCGTGACGCCCTACTACGCGCTACAACACAATTTCTTTAAACGAACAGCGGACGAGTCCACGAACACGCAACAAGCACAGTCGCATCACCAACACG gcgcgggcgcgcgcgcgtggggcgtgggcgtgggcgtgggcgtgggcgtgggcgtgggcgGCGCGGCCGAGCGCATGGAGGTGGAGGCGCGGCGCTCGGACGAGCTGCTGGCCGTGTGTCCGCTGGCGCACAGCCCCGTGGCCATCCACTAG
- the LOC113495965 gene encoding serine/threonine-protein kinase minibrain isoform X13 gives MRMPKISVYYAKKKRRAQQYLGEDGSHKKERKLYNDGYDDDNHDYIIKQGEKFLDRYEISSPIGKGSFGQVVKAYDHEEQCQVAIKIIKNKKPFLNQAQIEVKLLKMMNRADPENKYYIVKLKCHFMWRNHLCLVFELLSYNLYDLLRNTNFRGVSLNLTRKFAQQLCTALLFLSQPELNIIHCDLKPENILLCNPKRSAIKIVDFGSSCQLGQRIYQYIQSRFYRSPEVLLGVPYDLAIDMWSLGCILVEMHTGEPLFSGANEVDQMNKIVEVLGMPPDHLLDQAHKTRKFFDKLPASEGGGYVLKKVNGKDGSGYRKYRVAGTRRLHDILGVEGGGPAARRRGEPGHSVSDYLKFKDLILRMLEYDPKQRVTPYYALQHNFFKRTADESTNTQQAQSHHQHGAGARAWGVGVGVGVGVGVGGAAERMEVEARRSDELLAVCPLAHSPVAIH, from the exons GTATATTACGCGAAGAAGAAGCGGAGAGCGCAACAGTACCTGGGCGAGGATGGCTCGCACAAAAAAGAGCGAAAGCTATATAATGATGGTTACGACGATGATAACCATGATTACATTATCAAACAGGGCGAGAAATTTCTCGACCGGTATGAGATCTCCTCGCCGATTGGGAAGGGATCTTTTGGACAG GTTGTGAAAGCGTATGACCACGAGGAGCAGTGTCAAGtagcgataaaaataattaagaataagaAACCCTTCCTAAACCAGGCACAAATAGAAGTCAAGTTACTAAAAATGATGAACAGAGCGGATCctgaaaataagtattatatag TGAAACTGAAATGTCACTTTATGTGGCGGAACCACCTGTGCCTAGTGTTCGAGCTGTTGTCCTACAACCTGTACGACCTGCTCCGCAACACCAACTTCAGGGGCGTCTCGCTCAACCTCACGCGCAAGTTCGCGCAACAGTTGTGTACCGCGTTACTGTTCCTTAGTCAACCCG AACTAAATATAATTCACTGTGATCTAAAACCCGAAAATATACTACTATGCAACCCGAAAAGGTCAGCCATTAAAATTGTGGACTTCGGGAGCTCATGTCAACTAGGTCAAAGG ATATACCAATACATTCAGTCAAGGTTTTACCGGTCGCCGGAGGTGTTGCTGGGCGTGCCGTACGACCTGGCGATAGACATGTGGTCGCTCGGGTGCATACTCGTCGAGATGCACACCGGCGAGCCCCTGTTCAGCGGCGCCAACGAGGTCGACCAGATGAACAAGATCGTCGAGGTCTTAGGGATGCCGCCTGATCATTTATTAGACCAG GCACACAAAACGAGAAAGTTCTTTGACAAATTACCGGCGTCAGAAGGCGGTGGTTATGTATTAAAGAAAGTTAATGGAAAGGATGGAAg CGGTTACAGGAAGTACCGCGTGGCGGGCACGCGGCGCCTGCACGACATCCTCGGCGTGGAGGGCGGCGGgccggccgcgcgccgccgcgggGAGCCCGGCCACTCCGTGTCAGACTATCTCAAGTTCAAG GACCTAATCCTCCGCATGTTGGAGTACGACCCCAAACAGCGCGTGACGCCCTACTACGCGCTACAACACAATTTCTTTAAACGAACAGCGGACGAGTCCACGAACACGCAACAAGCACAGTCGCATCACCAACACG gcgcgggcgcgcgcgcgtggggcgtgggcgtgggcgtgggcgtgggcgtgggcgtgggcgGCGCGGCCGAGCGCATGGAGGTGGAGGCGCGGCGCTCGGACGAGCTGCTGGCCGTGTGTCCGCTGGCGCACAGCCCCGTGGCCATCCACTAG
- the LOC113495965 gene encoding serine/threonine-protein kinase minibrain isoform X10 codes for MVRKGERSTATLLRTLADTLRWQSLRAVTMVRSVYYAKKKRRAQQYLGEDGSHKKERKLYNDGYDDDNHDYIIKQGEKFLDRYEISSPIGKGSFGQVVKAYDHEEQCQVAIKIIKNKKPFLNQAQIEVKLLKMMNRADPENKYYIVKLKCHFMWRNHLCLVFELLSYNLYDLLRNTNFRGVSLNLTRKFAQQLCTALLFLSQPELNIIHCDLKPENILLCNPKRSAIKIVDFGSSCQLGQRIYQYIQSRFYRSPEVLLGVPYDLAIDMWSLGCILVEMHTGEPLFSGANEVDQMNKIVEVLGMPPDHLLDQAHKTRKFFDKLPASEGGGYVLKKVNGKDGSGYRKYRVAGTRRLHDILGVEGGGPAARRRGEPGHSVSDYLKFKDLILRMLEYDPKQRVTPYYALQHNFFKRTADESTNTQQAQSHHQHGAGARAWGVGVGVGVGVGVGGAAERMEVEARRSDELLAVCPLAHSPVAIH; via the exons ATGGTGCGCAAAGGGGAGAGGTCCACGGCCACCCTGCTCAGGACTCTGGCCGATACGCTTCGCTGGCAATCTCTTCGCGCCGTCACAATGGTGCGTTCG GTATATTACGCGAAGAAGAAGCGGAGAGCGCAACAGTACCTGGGCGAGGATGGCTCGCACAAAAAAGAGCGAAAGCTATATAATGATGGTTACGACGATGATAACCATGATTACATTATCAAACAGGGCGAGAAATTTCTCGACCGGTATGAGATCTCCTCGCCGATTGGGAAGGGATCTTTTGGACAG GTTGTGAAAGCGTATGACCACGAGGAGCAGTGTCAAGtagcgataaaaataattaagaataagaAACCCTTCCTAAACCAGGCACAAATAGAAGTCAAGTTACTAAAAATGATGAACAGAGCGGATCctgaaaataagtattatatag TGAAACTGAAATGTCACTTTATGTGGCGGAACCACCTGTGCCTAGTGTTCGAGCTGTTGTCCTACAACCTGTACGACCTGCTCCGCAACACCAACTTCAGGGGCGTCTCGCTCAACCTCACGCGCAAGTTCGCGCAACAGTTGTGTACCGCGTTACTGTTCCTTAGTCAACCCG AACTAAATATAATTCACTGTGATCTAAAACCCGAAAATATACTACTATGCAACCCGAAAAGGTCAGCCATTAAAATTGTGGACTTCGGGAGCTCATGTCAACTAGGTCAAAGG ATATACCAATACATTCAGTCAAGGTTTTACCGGTCGCCGGAGGTGTTGCTGGGCGTGCCGTACGACCTGGCGATAGACATGTGGTCGCTCGGGTGCATACTCGTCGAGATGCACACCGGCGAGCCCCTGTTCAGCGGCGCCAACGAGGTCGACCAGATGAACAAGATCGTCGAGGTCTTAGGGATGCCGCCTGATCATTTATTAGACCAG GCACACAAAACGAGAAAGTTCTTTGACAAATTACCGGCGTCAGAAGGCGGTGGTTATGTATTAAAGAAAGTTAATGGAAAGGATGGAAg CGGTTACAGGAAGTACCGCGTGGCGGGCACGCGGCGCCTGCACGACATCCTCGGCGTGGAGGGCGGCGGgccggccgcgcgccgccgcgggGAGCCCGGCCACTCCGTGTCAGACTATCTCAAGTTCAAG GACCTAATCCTCCGCATGTTGGAGTACGACCCCAAACAGCGCGTGACGCCCTACTACGCGCTACAACACAATTTCTTTAAACGAACAGCGGACGAGTCCACGAACACGCAACAAGCACAGTCGCATCACCAACACG gcgcgggcgcgcgcgcgtggggcgtgggcgtgggcgtgggcgtgggcgtgggcgtgggcgGCGCGGCCGAGCGCATGGAGGTGGAGGCGCGGCGCTCGGACGAGCTGCTGGCCGTGTGTCCGCTGGCGCACAGCCCCGTGGCCATCCACTAG
- the LOC113495965 gene encoding serine/threonine-protein kinase minibrain isoform X11 has product MVRKGERSTATLLRTLADTLRWQSLRAVTMVYYAKKKRRAQQYLGEDGSHKKERKLYNDGYDDDNHDYIIKQGEKFLDRYEISSPIGKGSFGQVVKAYDHEEQCQVAIKIIKNKKPFLNQAQIEVKLLKMMNRADPENKYYIVKLKCHFMWRNHLCLVFELLSYNLYDLLRNTNFRGVSLNLTRKFAQQLCTALLFLSQPELNIIHCDLKPENILLCNPKRSAIKIVDFGSSCQLGQRIYQYIQSRFYRSPEVLLGVPYDLAIDMWSLGCILVEMHTGEPLFSGANEVDQMNKIVEVLGMPPDHLLDQAHKTRKFFDKLPASEGGGYVLKKVNGKDGSGYRKYRVAGTRRLHDILGVEGGGPAARRRGEPGHSVSDYLKFKDLILRMLEYDPKQRVTPYYALQHNFFKRTADESTNTQQAQSHHQHGAGARAWGVGVGVGVGVGVGGAAERMEVEARRSDELLAVCPLAHSPVAIH; this is encoded by the exons ATGGTGCGCAAAGGGGAGAGGTCCACGGCCACCCTGCTCAGGACTCTGGCCGATACGCTTCGCTGGCAATCTCTTCGCGCCGTCACAATG GTATATTACGCGAAGAAGAAGCGGAGAGCGCAACAGTACCTGGGCGAGGATGGCTCGCACAAAAAAGAGCGAAAGCTATATAATGATGGTTACGACGATGATAACCATGATTACATTATCAAACAGGGCGAGAAATTTCTCGACCGGTATGAGATCTCCTCGCCGATTGGGAAGGGATCTTTTGGACAG GTTGTGAAAGCGTATGACCACGAGGAGCAGTGTCAAGtagcgataaaaataattaagaataagaAACCCTTCCTAAACCAGGCACAAATAGAAGTCAAGTTACTAAAAATGATGAACAGAGCGGATCctgaaaataagtattatatag TGAAACTGAAATGTCACTTTATGTGGCGGAACCACCTGTGCCTAGTGTTCGAGCTGTTGTCCTACAACCTGTACGACCTGCTCCGCAACACCAACTTCAGGGGCGTCTCGCTCAACCTCACGCGCAAGTTCGCGCAACAGTTGTGTACCGCGTTACTGTTCCTTAGTCAACCCG AACTAAATATAATTCACTGTGATCTAAAACCCGAAAATATACTACTATGCAACCCGAAAAGGTCAGCCATTAAAATTGTGGACTTCGGGAGCTCATGTCAACTAGGTCAAAGG ATATACCAATACATTCAGTCAAGGTTTTACCGGTCGCCGGAGGTGTTGCTGGGCGTGCCGTACGACCTGGCGATAGACATGTGGTCGCTCGGGTGCATACTCGTCGAGATGCACACCGGCGAGCCCCTGTTCAGCGGCGCCAACGAGGTCGACCAGATGAACAAGATCGTCGAGGTCTTAGGGATGCCGCCTGATCATTTATTAGACCAG GCACACAAAACGAGAAAGTTCTTTGACAAATTACCGGCGTCAGAAGGCGGTGGTTATGTATTAAAGAAAGTTAATGGAAAGGATGGAAg CGGTTACAGGAAGTACCGCGTGGCGGGCACGCGGCGCCTGCACGACATCCTCGGCGTGGAGGGCGGCGGgccggccgcgcgccgccgcgggGAGCCCGGCCACTCCGTGTCAGACTATCTCAAGTTCAAG GACCTAATCCTCCGCATGTTGGAGTACGACCCCAAACAGCGCGTGACGCCCTACTACGCGCTACAACACAATTTCTTTAAACGAACAGCGGACGAGTCCACGAACACGCAACAAGCACAGTCGCATCACCAACACG gcgcgggcgcgcgcgcgtggggcgtgggcgtgggcgtgggcgtgggcgtgggcgtgggcgGCGCGGCCGAGCGCATGGAGGTGGAGGCGCGGCGCTCGGACGAGCTGCTGGCCGTGTGTCCGCTGGCGCACAGCCCCGTGGCCATCCACTAG